Proteins from a single region of Pseudomonas fulva:
- a CDS encoding YciK family oxidoreductase → MFDYSARPDLLKDRVILVTGAGRGIGAAAARTYAAHGATVLLLGKSEENLARTYDAIEQAGHPQPVVIPFDLETALPHQYDELAAMVEKEFGKLDGLLHNASIIGPRTPLEQLSGDNFMRVMQVNVNAMFMLTSTLLPLLKLSTDASVVFTSSSVGRKGRAYWGAYAVSKFATEGLMQVMADEIEGITAIRANSVNPGGTRTDMRAQAYPGEDPQTRPTPEAIMPVYLYLMGPDSQGINGQAFDAQ, encoded by the coding sequence ATGTTCGATTACAGCGCCCGCCCCGACCTGCTCAAGGATCGCGTGATCCTGGTGACCGGCGCCGGCCGGGGAATCGGCGCCGCCGCGGCGCGTACCTACGCGGCCCACGGCGCCACCGTGCTGCTGCTGGGCAAGAGCGAAGAGAACCTGGCGCGCACCTACGACGCCATCGAGCAGGCGGGCCACCCGCAGCCGGTGGTGATTCCCTTCGACCTTGAAACAGCGCTGCCGCACCAGTACGACGAGCTGGCGGCGATGGTAGAGAAAGAATTCGGCAAGCTCGACGGCCTGCTGCACAACGCCTCGATCATCGGCCCGCGCACGCCGCTGGAGCAGCTGTCGGGCGATAATTTCATGCGCGTCATGCAGGTCAACGTCAACGCCATGTTCATGCTGACCAGCACCCTGCTGCCGCTGCTCAAGCTGTCCACCGATGCCTCGGTGGTGTTCACCTCCAGCAGCGTCGGCCGCAAGGGGCGCGCCTACTGGGGTGCCTACGCGGTGTCCAAGTTCGCCACCGAAGGGCTGATGCAGGTGATGGCCGATGAAATCGAGGGCATCACCGCGATTCGCGCCAACAGCGTCAACCCGGGCGGCACCCGCACCGACATGCGCGCCCAGGCCTACCCGGGTGAAGACCCGCAGACCCGGCCGACTCCGGAGGCCATCATGCCGGTCTATCTCTACCTGATGGGGCCGGACAGCCAGGGCATCAACGGCCAGGCATTCGACGCGCAGTAA